A portion of the Manihot esculenta cultivar AM560-2 chromosome 2, M.esculenta_v8, whole genome shotgun sequence genome contains these proteins:
- the LOC110609505 gene encoding protein LATERAL ROOT PRIMORDIUM 1 produces the protein MGMFVVTPASFNHHHQHQHESSINLATDPIHGSNAAATALGVGVGVGVIPLLTAAPCLAPQNMDDQDLLNNGRNKMGGLQFWQNQSSHHHTLSNIKRTNASILDHDNSPANLLQSGNNNSSGGGIGGNSASSGTTTCQDCGNQAKKDCSYRRCRTCCKSRGYDCSTHVKSTWVPAARRRERQLMAAAAGGGDGSSGSTTGIKKPRLVNSQTTTNSHTSTSNTTPPRSFDTSSSHQDASFKETLPGNVRAQAVFKCVRVTAVDDGEDEYAYQAVVNIGGHVFKGFLYDQGVEGRDGFPNISELHLGSANSGGGGGDGVRNGASSSPIIDPSDVYGASGGGLLGGLSYGNPIN, from the exons ATGGGCATGTTTGTTGTTACTCCTGCTTCCTTTAATCACCACCACCAGCATCAGCATGAGTCGTCTATCAATCTTGCCACTGATCCAATCCATGGCTCAAACGCTGCTGCTACTGCGCTCGGTGTCGGTGTGGGTGTAGGCGTTATCCCACTTCTCACGGCCGCTCCATGTCTAGCGCCGCAAAACATGGATGATCAAGATTTGCTGAATAATGGGCGCAACAAAATGGGTGGCCTCCAGTTTTGGCAAAACCAATCTTCTCATCACCACACCCTGTCCAATATAAAGAGAACTAATGCTTCGATTCTCGATCACGATAATTCTCCAGCGAATCTGCTTCAGAGCGGTAACAATAACAGCTCCGGTGGTGGTATTGGTGGTAATTCAGCTTCATCTGGGACAACAACGTGCCAAGATTGCGGAAACCAAGCCAAGAAAGATTGCAGCTATAGAAGGTGCAGGACCTGCTGCAAAAGTCGTGGTTATGATTGCTCTACTCACGTCAAGAGCACGTGGGTACCGGCGGCCAGGAGGAGAGAGCGTCAGCTAATGGCAGCTGCAGCCGGAGGAGGTGATGGTTCTTCTGGGTCTACTACTGGGATCAAGAAACCTAGACTCGTAAACTCACAAACCACCACCAATTCTCATACATCCACTTCTAACACTACCCCACCAAGAAGCTTTGATACTAGCTCCAGTCACCAAG ATGCGAGTTTTAAGGAGACATTGCCGGGGAATGTACGTGCACAGGCGGTTTTCAAGTGTGTTAGAGTGACGGCAGTGGACGACGGTGAAGATGAGTATGCGTATCAGGCTGTGGTAAATATTGGTGGCCATGTCTTCAAAGGGTTTCTATATGATCAAGGAGTTGAAGGAAGAGATGGGTTCCCTAATATATCAGAATTGCATTTGGGTAGTGCTAACAGTGGCGGCGGCGGCGGTGACGGAGTAAGGAACGGAGCCTCATCTTCCCCGATTATTGATCCTTCAGATGTTTATGGTGCATCCGGTGGAGGGTTGCTGGGTGGTTTAAGCTATGGTAATCCAATAAACTGA
- the LOC110605998 gene encoding ankyrin repeat domain-containing protein 2A, whose product MGAEANQAEHHIQLETTPDTVDALLEAARFDDIDDIRGLASEGVSLDSKDSLGRTALHMAAANGHLDVVEYLISQGVDLNASNDEKNTPLHWACLNGRIEVVKKLILAGASLSILNCHERTPVDEAVSQGKMDIVDAINAAVAQLELAGVQVS is encoded by the exons ATGGGGGCAGAGGCGAATCAAGCAGAGCACCATATTCAACTGGAGACGACACCTGATACTGTTGATGCCTTGCTCGAG GCTGCTAGATTTGATGATATTGATGACATTAGAGGCTTAGCATCTGAAGGGGTTTCTCTTGATTCCAAGGACTCACTGGGCCGTACAG CGCTTCATATGGCTGCAGCAAATGGGCATCTTGATGTGGTGGAGTATCTTATCAGCCAAGGAGTG GATCTCAATGCTTCTAATGATGAGAAGAATACGCCTCTTCACTGGGCTTGCCTCAATGGCCGAATTGAG GTTGTTAAGAAATTGATTCTTGCTGGAGCAAGTTTAAGCATTCTAAACTG CCATGAGCGGACTCCAGTAGATGAAGCTGTCAGTCAGGGAAAAATGGATATTGTTGATGCCATTAATGCTGCTGTAGCACAACTGGAACTTGCAGGTGTTCAAGTTTCCTAA
- the LOC110603248 gene encoding signal peptide peptidase: MKNNERLANFALAGLTLAPLLVKVDPNLNVILTACLAVYVGCYRSVKPTPPSETMSNEHAMRFPFVGSAMLLSLFLLFKFLSKDLVNAVLTCYFFVLGIIALSATLLPAIKRYLPKHWNDDLITWHFPYFRSLEIEFTRSQIVAAIPGTFFCAWYASQKHWLANNILGLAFCIQGIEMLSLGSFKTGVILLAGLFVYDIFWVFFTPVMVSVAKSFDAPIKLLFPTADAKRPFSMLGLGDIVIPGIFVALALRFDVSRGKDSQYFKSAFLGYTVGLVLTIVVMNWFQAAQPALLYIVPAVIGFLAAHVIWNGEVQPLLEFNESKSASSSQDSSEIDSAKKVE; encoded by the exons ATGAAGAACAATGAACGTCTCGCCAATTTTGCTCTGGCAG GTTTAACATTGGCACCACTTCTTGTGAAGGTAGACCCAAACTTAAATGTCATTTTGACTGCATGCCTTGCGGTATATGTTGGGTGCTACCGATCAGTCAAGCCAACTCCACCTTCA GAGACGATGTCTAATGAACATGCAATGCGCTTTCCCTTTGTTGGCAGTGCAATGCTATTATCATTGTTCTTACTCTTCAAGTTTCTTTCAAAAGACTTGGTTAATGCTGTATTGACCTGCTACTTTTTTGTGCTTGGAATCATTGCTCTTTC GGCAACATTGTTACCAGCCATTAAGCGATATTTGCCAAAGCATTGGAATGATGATCTGATTACCTGGCATTTTCCATATTTTCGTT CTTTGGAGATTGAGTTCACAAGATCTCAGATTGTTGCTGCAATTCCAGGAACCTTTTTTTGTGCATGGTATGCTTCTCAGAAGCATTGGCTAGCTAACAATATTTTGGGCTTGGCTTTCTGTATTCAG GGTATTGAAATGCTTTCCCTTGGGTCTTTTAAGACTGGTGTCATTCTCCTG GCTGGACTTTTTGTATATGATATTTTCTGGGTTTTCTTCACTCCTGTTATGGTTAGTGTTGCAAAATCATTTGATGCTCCTATAAAG CTGTTGTTCCCAACAGCAGATGCTAAACGTCCATTTTCCATGCTTGGGCTTGGTGATATTGTAATTCCTG GTATTTTCGTAGCTCTGGCATTGCGGTTTGATGTGTCCAGAGGAAAAGACAGCCAGTATTTTAAGAGTGCTTTTCTAGGATATACAGTTGGTTTGGTCCTTACTATTGTTGTCATGAACTGGTTCCAGGCTGCACAG CCTGCACTTCTCTATATTGTACCAGCTGTAATAGGATTCTTAGCAGCTCATGTCATATGGAATGGTGAAGTCCAACCG TTGTTGGAATTCAACGAATCGAAGAGTGCTTCATCATCTCAAGATAGTAGCGAAATCGACTCTGCAAAAAAGGTTGAGTGA